Within the Dethiosulfovibrio peptidovorans genome, the region GACAGTTCCCTGGACGCAATGGACCTTTACAAAAAACTGGAACAGGATGTTATTCCCACATACTACGCAAACAAGACACAGTGGGTCCAGATGATGCGCGAGACGATCGCCCTGAACGGCAGTTTTTTCAATACCCATCGGGTGGTCAAGGAATACTGCGAAAAAGCCTACAACATCAGCTTCCGAGGAGTCTGAGCAATGATGGGACCTCTCACCATCCTCCACGTAAGCCCGGAAGCCGTTCCCCTGGCAAAGGTTGGCGGCATGGCCGATGTCGTCGGCAGCTTGCCCGAGGCTTTGAACGGACTGGGGTTCGATGCCCGACTGCTCATGCCCGCATGGGGAGACATCCTGGACGACCTGAAAGGGCAGGGGATCTCTATTACCCATCTTCCCGGAATCCTGGAAATATCCCTGGGAAACAGGCTCTACCGAGGCTCTATCCATCAATGTCACATCGGATCGACGATAGTCTACCTGCTCAGTCAGGCTGACCTATACGGTGGGCCCATCTACCC harbors:
- a CDS encoding alpha-glucan phosphorylase, producing DSSLDAMDLYKKLEQDVIPTYYANKTQWVQMMRETIALNGSFFNTHRVVKEYCEKAYNISFRGV